In the genome of Streptomyces collinus, one region contains:
- the leuS gene encoding leucine--tRNA ligase — MSETNPAATSEVAAPHRYTAAMAAEIEARWQDFWDADGTYAAPNPKGDLAGAPEIVARPKKFIMDMFPYPSGAGLHVGHPLGYIATDVFARFQRMTGHNVLHTLGFDAFGLPAEQYAVQTGTHPRVSTEANMENMKSQLRRLGLGHDKRRSFATIDPDYYKWTQWIFLQIFNSWYDHDARRARPIAELVAAFESGERPVPGHTRAWGELSAAEKADVLGEFRLAYASDAPVNWCPGLGTVLANEEVTAEGRSERGNFPVFKAKLRQWNMRITAYADRLLEDLEELDWPEAIKLQQRNWIGRSEGARVDFPIDGERITVFTTRPDTLFGATYMVLAPEHPLVEKFTPAAWPEGTHDVWTGGHATPGEAVAAYRAQAASKSDVERQAEAKDKTGVFIGAYATNPVNGEQVPVFIADYVLMGYGTGAIMAVPAGDQRDFEFARAFELPIHCIVEPTDGRGTDTSTWENAFSSYDAKIINSSNDEVSLDGLDVAEAKARITEWLERSGVGEGTVNFRLRDWLFSRQRYWGEPFPIVYDEDGIAHALPESMLPLELPEVEDYSPRTFDPDDADTQPETPLSRNEDWVNVTLDLGDGRGPRAYRRETNTMPNWAGSCWYELRYLDPHNSEKLVDPEIEQYWMGPREGQPHGGVDLYVGGAEHAVLHLLYARFWSKVLYDLGHVSSAEPFHKLFNQGMIQAYVYRDSRGIAVPAAEVEERDGAYWYQGEKVSRLLGKMGKSLKNAVTPDEICAEYGADTLRLYEMAMGPLDVSRPWDTRAVVGQFRLLQRLWRNIVDEATGDLTVVDAEPDEDTLRALHKAIDGVGGDLEGMRFNTAIAKVTELNNHLTKVGGAVSRPVAEALVLMVAPLAPHIAEELWRRLGHTDSVVHQDFPVADPAYVVDETVTCVVQIKGKVKARLEVAPSISDDELEKAALADEKVVAALGGAGIRKVIVRAPKLVNIVPA, encoded by the coding sequence ATGAGCGAGACGAACCCCGCCGCCACCTCCGAGGTGGCGGCGCCGCACCGCTACACGGCCGCCATGGCTGCCGAGATCGAGGCACGCTGGCAGGACTTCTGGGACGCCGACGGCACCTACGCCGCACCCAACCCCAAGGGTGACCTGGCCGGTGCCCCGGAGATCGTCGCCCGCCCCAAGAAGTTCATCATGGACATGTTCCCGTACCCCTCCGGTGCGGGCCTGCACGTCGGCCACCCCCTGGGCTACATCGCCACGGACGTCTTCGCGCGCTTCCAGCGGATGACCGGCCACAACGTCCTGCACACCCTGGGCTTCGACGCCTTCGGCCTGCCCGCCGAGCAGTACGCGGTGCAGACCGGCACGCACCCGCGCGTGTCCACCGAAGCCAACATGGAGAACATGAAGTCCCAGCTGCGCCGGCTGGGCCTGGGCCACGACAAGCGCCGGTCGTTCGCCACGATCGACCCGGACTACTACAAGTGGACCCAGTGGATCTTCCTGCAGATCTTCAACTCCTGGTACGACCACGACGCCCGCCGGGCCCGCCCGATCGCCGAGCTGGTCGCCGCGTTCGAGTCCGGTGAGCGGCCCGTACCGGGGCACACGCGCGCGTGGGGCGAGCTGAGCGCCGCCGAGAAGGCCGACGTCCTGGGTGAGTTCCGGCTGGCCTACGCCTCCGACGCGCCGGTCAACTGGTGCCCCGGGCTGGGCACCGTGCTGGCCAACGAGGAGGTCACCGCCGAGGGCCGCTCCGAGCGCGGCAACTTCCCGGTCTTCAAGGCCAAGCTGCGCCAGTGGAACATGCGCATCACGGCCTACGCCGACCGGCTGCTGGAGGACCTGGAGGAGCTGGACTGGCCCGAGGCCATCAAGCTGCAGCAGCGCAACTGGATCGGCCGCAGCGAGGGTGCCCGCGTCGACTTCCCCATCGACGGCGAGCGCATCACCGTCTTCACCACCCGCCCCGACACCCTGTTCGGCGCCACCTACATGGTGCTGGCGCCCGAGCACCCGCTGGTGGAGAAGTTCACCCCGGCCGCCTGGCCCGAGGGCACGCACGACGTCTGGACCGGCGGTCACGCGACCCCGGGCGAGGCCGTCGCCGCCTACCGCGCCCAGGCCGCCTCGAAGTCCGACGTGGAGCGCCAGGCCGAGGCCAAGGACAAGACCGGCGTCTTCATCGGCGCGTACGCCACCAACCCGGTCAACGGCGAGCAGGTCCCGGTCTTCATCGCCGACTACGTCCTGATGGGCTACGGCACCGGCGCGATCATGGCGGTCCCGGCCGGTGACCAGCGCGACTTCGAGTTCGCGCGCGCCTTCGAGCTGCCGATCCACTGCATCGTCGAGCCGACCGACGGCCGCGGCACGGACACCTCGACCTGGGAGAACGCCTTCTCGTCGTACGACGCGAAGATCATCAACTCCTCGAACGACGAGGTGAGCCTGGACGGCCTGGACGTCGCCGAGGCCAAGGCCCGCATCACCGAGTGGCTGGAGCGGTCCGGCGTCGGCGAGGGCACTGTCAACTTCCGGCTGCGCGACTGGCTGTTCAGCCGCCAGCGATACTGGGGCGAGCCCTTCCCGATCGTCTACGACGAGGACGGCATCGCCCACGCGCTGCCCGAGTCGATGCTGCCCCTGGAGCTGCCCGAGGTCGAGGACTACTCGCCGCGCACCTTCGACCCGGATGACGCCGACACCCAGCCCGAGACCCCGCTGTCGCGCAACGAGGACTGGGTCAACGTCACCCTGGACCTGGGCGACGGCCGCGGTCCGCGCGCGTACCGGCGCGAGACCAACACCATGCCCAACTGGGCCGGTTCCTGCTGGTACGAGCTGCGCTACCTGGACCCGCACAACTCCGAGAAGCTGGTCGACCCCGAGATCGAGCAGTACTGGATGGGCCCGCGCGAGGGCCAGCCGCACGGCGGCGTCGACCTGTACGTCGGCGGCGCCGAGCACGCCGTGCTGCACCTGCTGTACGCGCGCTTCTGGTCCAAGGTCCTGTACGACCTGGGCCACGTCTCCTCCGCGGAGCCGTTCCACAAGCTGTTCAACCAGGGCATGATCCAGGCCTACGTGTACCGCGACAGCCGTGGCATCGCGGTGCCGGCCGCCGAGGTGGAGGAGCGCGACGGCGCCTACTGGTACCAGGGCGAGAAGGTCTCCCGGCTGCTGGGCAAGATGGGCAAGTCCCTGAAGAACGCGGTCACTCCGGACGAGATCTGCGCCGAGTACGGAGCCGACACGCTGCGCCTGTACGAGATGGCCATGGGCCCGCTGGACGTCTCCCGGCCGTGGGACACGCGCGCGGTGGTCGGCCAGTTCCGGCTGCTGCAGCGGCTGTGGCGCAACATCGTCGACGAGGCGACCGGCGACCTGACGGTGGTGGACGCCGAGCCCGACGAGGACACGCTGCGGGCCCTGCACAAGGCGATCGACGGGGTCGGCGGCGACCTGGAGGGCATGCGGTTCAACACCGCCATCGCCAAGGTCACCGAGCTGAACAACCACCTGACCAAGGTGGGCGGGGCCGTGTCCCGCCCGGTGGCCGAGGCCCTGGTGCTGATGGTCGCGCCACTGGCCCCGCACATCGCCGAGGAGCTGTGGCGCCGGCTGGGGCACACCGACTCGGTGGTGCACCAGGACTTCCCGGTGGCCGACCCGGCGTACGTCGTCGACGAGACCGTGACCTGCGTCGTGCAGATCAAGGGCAAGGTCAAGGCGCGGCTGGAGGTCGCGCCGTCGATCTCCGACGACGAGCTGGAGAAGGCCGCGCTGGCGGACGAGAAGGTCGTCGCCGCGCTGGGCGGGGCCGGGATCCGGAAGGTGATCGTGCGCGCGCCGAAGCTGGTGAACATCGTTCCGGCGTAG
- a CDS encoding ferric reductase-like transmembrane domain-containing protein: MNPYDSTADDSFAEFLNFGAGVLSLVCLTASVIWGLVAQDRILLDARRRILAQAVHRTTAVASIAFLLVHIGVKLALSHTSWVAAVIPFGLLFTDDELVAGRSFLIGLGTLAGMLMIFVGITGVLRNRFASPAPVAARWRAMHMLAYPAWCAALVHGLYAGRAAKPIFLILYCLALVGVAGALALRAAPRQVKRKVADKVASLIGPGEGLGRRDLEESRARAGAGSALPGYDGRETPARPSASPSGPLYERAERPAAKEPANGFAAAYRAVSGPPQGQQAFAPGPTTSMQLPLDMQPTETIPTVDGPSSTSGNWPIPSPPPVGEAPPSAYDPLQDTGFNIPPYDPLQDTGQSIPAYGNPGAAGYGSSDVYDTGETNAVYDTYYPNDTYNSGPATDTNPGASYDFDAPGSGEPWNTPSGGFK; the protein is encoded by the coding sequence GTGAATCCCTACGACTCCACGGCAGACGACTCGTTCGCCGAGTTCCTCAACTTCGGTGCGGGCGTGTTGTCCCTCGTGTGTCTGACGGCATCCGTGATCTGGGGCCTCGTGGCCCAGGACCGGATCCTTCTCGACGCGCGCCGCCGCATCCTGGCGCAGGCCGTGCACCGGACCACGGCCGTCGCCTCGATCGCCTTCCTGCTGGTGCACATCGGGGTGAAGTTGGCGCTGTCCCACACCTCGTGGGTCGCCGCGGTGATCCCCTTCGGGCTGCTGTTCACCGACGACGAACTGGTCGCGGGCCGGTCGTTCCTGATCGGCCTGGGCACCCTGGCAGGCATGCTCATGATTTTCGTGGGCATCACCGGCGTGCTGCGTAACCGCTTCGCGTCCCCCGCGCCGGTCGCCGCCCGCTGGCGGGCCATGCACATGCTGGCCTACCCGGCCTGGTGCGCCGCCCTGGTCCACGGACTCTACGCGGGTCGCGCGGCCAAGCCGATCTTCCTCATCCTGTACTGCCTGGCCCTGGTCGGCGTGGCCGGAGCGCTCGCCCTGCGCGCCGCTCCGCGCCAGGTCAAGCGCAAGGTCGCCGACAAGGTCGCCTCGCTGATCGGGCCCGGTGAGGGCCTGGGCCGCAGGGATCTGGAGGAGAGCCGGGCCCGGGCCGGCGCCGGCTCCGCGCTGCCCGGCTACGACGGCCGGGAGACACCCGCACGCCCCTCGGCGTCCCCGTCCGGGCCGCTGTACGAGAGGGCGGAACGCCCCGCGGCCAAGGAACCGGCGAACGGCTTCGCCGCCGCCTACCGGGCCGTCTCGGGCCCGCCCCAGGGCCAGCAGGCCTTCGCGCCCGGGCCGACCACCAGCATGCAGCTGCCGCTGGACATGCAGCCCACCGAGACCATCCCGACCGTGGACGGCCCCTCCAGCACCTCGGGCAACTGGCCCATCCCGTCCCCGCCCCCGGTCGGCGAGGCCCCGCCGTCCGCCTACGACCCGCTCCAGGACACGGGCTTCAACATCCCGCCCTACGACCCCCTGCAGGACACCGGACAAAGCATCCCGGCCTATGGCAATCCAGGCGCCGCCGGTTACGGATCGAGTGACGTGTACGACACGGGTGAGACGAATGCCGTCTACGACACGTACTACCCGAACGACACGTACAACAGCGGTCCCGCCACTGACACAAATCCCGGTGCGTCCTACGACTTCGACGCTCCGGGATCGGGCGAACCTTGGAACACGCCTTCCGGAGGCTTTAAGTGA
- a CDS encoding NADH-quinone oxidoreductase subunit NuoF family protein, whose protein sequence is MNEALPDVPEVRVVGLPQLTSGFDLVDRLDLPMHLKVHGPLEPMGGEQLAQLAERINLKGRGGAGFPFHKKLRSVAEAAIKRGVRPVVVVNGSEDEPACRKDTVLINRAPHLILDGALLCAEALGARTLVVGVTRESTQRSMEAALAERGLNNGRRSALRARVQRNPVRMVTGAAASLIRSIDGGPAIPPGRKVSASQNGVGGAPTLLSNAETFAQLAIAARIGPERYGNTGLYDEPGTVMLTVSGAVARPMVIEVPTGVPLRYVLQLAGAPPVPQGVLTGGYHGKWIDAATVNEAIVSRNSLDAVGGALGAGAILPITQDTCPLGESLRVAQWLAEESAGQCGPCYLGLPAAARGLEDILNGGGPAALEALKQVAKNVKRRGACSHPDGSAMFLESTIKAFTDDLAAHVLGNGCGRPVEGVLPLFEGGKAPTGIPGGGESEENGPSRQKIYVDWTLCRGHGLCADILPEVFQLGADGFPTVAQAQVPRYAEAKALRAVRRCPALALRIEEAGAPGAPSRNLPVLSQGRGRRALGR, encoded by the coding sequence GTGAACGAGGCCCTGCCCGACGTACCCGAAGTCCGCGTGGTCGGTCTTCCCCAGCTCACGTCGGGCTTCGACCTTGTCGATCGGCTCGATCTGCCCATGCACCTCAAGGTGCACGGGCCGCTCGAGCCGATGGGCGGTGAGCAGCTCGCGCAGCTCGCCGAACGCATCAACCTGAAGGGCCGCGGCGGCGCGGGCTTCCCCTTCCACAAGAAGCTGCGCTCGGTCGCCGAGGCGGCGATCAAGCGCGGCGTCCGGCCGGTCGTCGTCGTGAACGGCAGCGAGGACGAGCCGGCCTGCCGCAAGGACACGGTGCTGATCAACCGTGCTCCTCATCTGATCCTGGACGGCGCGCTGCTGTGCGCCGAGGCCTTGGGTGCCCGCACGCTCGTGGTGGGGGTCACCCGTGAGTCGACCCAGCGCTCCATGGAGGCCGCGCTCGCCGAACGCGGCCTCAACAACGGCCGCCGCTCGGCGCTGCGCGCGCGTGTCCAGCGCAATCCGGTCCGCATGGTCACCGGTGCGGCCGCGTCACTGATCCGCTCGATCGACGGCGGGCCGGCCATCCCGCCCGGCCGCAAGGTCAGCGCCTCGCAGAACGGCGTCGGCGGCGCACCCACCCTGCTGTCCAACGCCGAGACCTTCGCCCAGCTGGCGATCGCCGCCCGCATCGGCCCGGAGCGCTACGGCAACACCGGCCTGTACGACGAGCCGGGCACCGTCATGCTCACGGTCTCCGGCGCGGTCGCCCGCCCCATGGTGATCGAGGTCCCGACGGGCGTGCCCCTGCGGTACGTCCTGCAGCTCGCCGGCGCACCGCCGGTACCGCAGGGCGTGCTCACCGGCGGCTACCACGGCAAGTGGATCGACGCGGCGACGGTCAACGAGGCGATCGTGTCCCGCAACTCCCTGGACGCCGTGGGCGGCGCGCTCGGCGCCGGCGCGATTCTGCCGATCACTCAGGACACCTGCCCGCTGGGCGAGTCACTGCGGGTGGCGCAGTGGCTGGCCGAGGAGAGCGCGGGCCAGTGCGGCCCCTGCTACCTCGGTCTGCCCGCCGCCGCGCGCGGTCTGGAGGACATCCTCAACGGCGGCGGGCCGGCCGCCCTGGAGGCGCTCAAGCAGGTCGCCAAGAACGTGAAGCGGCGCGGCGCGTGCTCGCATCCGGACGGCTCCGCGATGTTCCTGGAGTCGACCATCAAGGCGTTCACGGACGACCTGGCCGCCCACGTCCTCGGCAACGGCTGCGGACGGCCCGTGGAGGGCGTTCTGCCGCTCTTCGAGGGCGGCAAGGCCCCGACGGGCATCCCGGGCGGCGGCGAGTCCGAGGAGAACGGCCCCAGCCGCCAGAAAATCTACGTCGACTGGACGCTGTGCCGGGGCCACGGGCTGTGCGCGGACATCCTTCCGGAGGTGTTCCAGCTGGGGGCCGACGGCTTCCCGACCGTGGCGCAGGCACAGGTGCCGCGGTACGCCGAGGCGAAGGCTCTACGCGCGGTGCGCCGCTGCCCGGCGCTGGCGCTGCGCATCGAGGAGGCGGGCGCGCCGGGCGCGCCGTCCCGCAACCTCCCGGTCCTCTCCCAGGGCCGCGGGCGCCGCGCTCTCGGCCGCTGA
- a CDS encoding histidine phosphatase family protein — MAVTSISEASAGTGRGRRIILWRHGQTSWNVERRFQGSTDVELTETGLAQARRAARLLASLKPDAMVASDLRRAAATAAELATLTGLHITHDEALRETYAGVWQGLTHEEIIARYGDEYAAWKRGEPVRRGGGELETEVADRAAPVVLRHAEKLPEDGTLVVVSHGGTIRTTIGRLLGLDPRHWESLGGLSNCCWSVLGEGARGWRLLEHNAGTLPEPVLGDDD, encoded by the coding sequence GTGGCGGTGACCTCCATCAGTGAGGCGTCCGCCGGAACGGGCCGTGGCCGTCGCATCATCCTGTGGCGGCACGGCCAGACCTCGTGGAACGTGGAGCGCCGCTTCCAGGGCAGCACGGACGTCGAGCTGACCGAGACCGGTCTCGCCCAGGCCCGCCGCGCCGCCCGGCTGCTCGCCTCCCTGAAGCCGGACGCGATGGTCGCCTCCGACCTCCGGCGCGCCGCGGCCACGGCCGCCGAGCTCGCCACGCTCACCGGCCTCCACATCACCCACGACGAGGCGCTGCGCGAGACCTACGCGGGCGTCTGGCAGGGCCTGACGCACGAGGAGATCATCGCCCGGTACGGCGACGAGTACGCCGCGTGGAAGCGCGGTGAGCCCGTCCGCCGTGGCGGCGGCGAACTGGAGACCGAGGTCGCCGACCGAGCCGCCCCCGTGGTGCTCCGGCACGCGGAGAAGCTCCCCGAGGACGGCACGCTCGTCGTGGTCAGTCACGGCGGCACGATCCGCACCACGATCGGCCGCCTGCTGGGTCTCGATCCCCGCCACTGGGAGAGCCTCGGCGGACTCTCCAACTGCTGCTGGTCCGTGCTCGGCGAAGGCGCCCGCGGCTGGCGCCTGCTGGAGCACAATGCCGGCACCCTGCCGGAACCGGTGCTCGGCGACGACGACTGA
- the rsfS gene encoding ribosome silencing factor: MTVTDRSHELINTAAQAAADKLAHDIVAYDVSDVLSITDAFLLASAPNDRQVKAIVDEIEERLSKELGAKPVRREGDREARWVLLDYVDIVVHVQHSEERVFYALERLWKDCPELELPEEAKATRGKAEEHAKLRAAEEAAELDGEWR; the protein is encoded by the coding sequence GTGACCGTGACCGACCGCTCTCACGAGCTGATCAACACCGCCGCCCAGGCGGCCGCCGACAAGCTGGCCCACGACATCGTCGCCTACGACGTCAGTGACGTGCTGTCCATCACGGACGCCTTCCTGCTGGCCTCGGCGCCCAACGACCGCCAGGTCAAGGCGATCGTCGACGAGATCGAGGAGCGCCTCTCGAAGGAACTCGGCGCGAAGCCGGTGCGCCGCGAGGGCGACCGCGAGGCCCGCTGGGTCCTCCTCGACTACGTCGACATCGTCGTCCACGTGCAGCACAGCGAGGAGCGTGTCTTCTACGCCCTGGAGCGGCTGTGGAAGGACTGCCCCGAGCTCGAACTGCCCGAGGAGGCCAAGGCCACCCGCGGCAAGGCCGAGGAGCACGCCAAGCTGCGCGCGGCCGAGGAGGCGGCGGAGCTGGACGGTGAGTGGCGGTGA